A genomic region of Dickeya solani IPO 2222 contains the following coding sequences:
- the ribE gene encoding 6,7-dimethyl-8-ribityllumazine synthase has product MNIIEGVVAAPNARVAIAIARFNHFINDSLLEGALDALKRIGQVKEENVTVVWVPGAYELPLTARALANSQKYDAVVALGTVIRGGTAHFEFVAGECSSGLSHVAMNSDIPVAFGVLTTESIEQAIERAGTKAGNKGAEAALTALEMINVLHSIKSA; this is encoded by the coding sequence ATGAACATTATTGAAGGTGTTGTTGCCGCTCCGAATGCCCGCGTGGCGATTGCTATTGCCCGTTTCAATCACTTCATCAATGACAGCCTGCTGGAAGGCGCGCTGGACGCTCTCAAGCGTATCGGTCAGGTGAAAGAAGAAAACGTCACCGTGGTGTGGGTGCCGGGCGCCTATGAATTGCCGCTGACCGCGCGCGCGCTGGCCAACAGCCAGAAATATGACGCCGTAGTGGCACTGGGTACGGTGATCCGCGGCGGTACCGCCCATTTTGAATTTGTTGCCGGCGAATGCAGCTCCGGTCTGTCTCACGTCGCGATGAATAGCGACATTCCGGTCGCCTTCGGTGTGCTGACGACGGAAAGTATCGAGCAGGCCATTGAGCGCGCCGGCACCAAAGCGGGGAACAAAGGGGCGGAAGCCGCTCTGACCGCGCTTGAAATGATCAATGTATTACACTCAATCAAGTCAGCCTGA
- the nusB gene encoding transcription antitermination factor NusB, whose amino-acid sequence MKPAARRRARECAVQALYSWQLSKNDIADVELQFLSEQDVKGVDIAYFRELLAGVATQAEKLDAQMAPYLSRQLDELGQVERAILRLAVYELSKREDVPYKVAINEAIELAKVFGAEDSHKFVNGVLDKAGPYLRPGKK is encoded by the coding sequence GTGAAACCTGCTGCTCGTCGCCGCGCTCGTGAATGTGCGGTTCAAGCGCTTTATTCCTGGCAGTTGTCCAAAAACGATATTGCCGATGTTGAACTCCAGTTCCTGAGCGAGCAGGATGTCAAAGGCGTGGACATCGCCTATTTCCGCGAGTTGCTGGCGGGCGTTGCCACCCAGGCGGAAAAGCTGGATGCCCAGATGGCGCCGTATCTTTCCCGTCAGTTGGACGAACTCGGGCAGGTGGAGAGAGCCATTCTGCGTCTGGCGGTGTATGAGCTCAGCAAGCGCGAGGATGTGCCTTACAAGGTTGCCATCAACGAAGCGATTGAGCTGGCCAAAGTGTTTGGCGCTGAAGACAGCCACAAGTTCGTGAACGGTGTGCTGGACAAGGCCGGGCCTTACCTGCGGCCGGGTAAAAAATAA
- the thiL gene encoding thiamine-phosphate kinase produces MAQGEFDVIARYFNRVGYSRRDVELGIGDDCALLNIPDKQLLAVSTDTLVSGIHFLPDIDPADLAYKSLAVNLSDLAAMGADPAFVSLALTLPAIDADWLAAYSDSLFELLSYYDMQLIGGDTTRGPLSMTLTIQGLVPVGRALKRSGARIGDWIYVTGTLGDSAAGLAILQDRLQVSDADDRQWLLQRHLRPQPRILHGQALRDLASAAIDLSDGLVSDLGHILKASDCGARINLDALPYSSTLLRHDDPEQAVGWALSGGEDYELCFTVPELNRGALEVAIGHLGARYTCIGQIGPASEGLSFFRSGQPVTINLKGYDHFGA; encoded by the coding sequence ATGGCTCAAGGTGAGTTTGATGTGATTGCCCGCTATTTCAACCGGGTGGGCTATTCACGGCGGGATGTTGAACTGGGGATCGGCGATGACTGCGCCCTGCTGAACATTCCTGACAAACAGTTGCTGGCGGTCAGTACGGATACGCTGGTATCCGGTATCCATTTTCTGCCCGATATCGATCCGGCCGATCTGGCGTACAAGTCTCTGGCGGTCAATCTGAGCGATCTGGCTGCAATGGGCGCCGATCCCGCTTTTGTCTCTCTGGCGCTTACCCTGCCGGCCATTGATGCCGACTGGTTGGCCGCCTACAGCGACAGCCTGTTTGAACTGCTTTCTTACTACGATATGCAGCTGATTGGCGGCGACACTACGCGTGGGCCGCTCAGCATGACGTTGACTATTCAAGGGTTGGTGCCGGTAGGTCGGGCGCTGAAACGCAGCGGAGCGCGTATCGGTGACTGGATTTACGTGACCGGAACGCTGGGCGACAGCGCCGCGGGCTTAGCTATTTTGCAGGATCGGCTACAGGTGTCTGACGCGGACGATCGTCAATGGTTGCTGCAACGTCATTTGCGTCCTCAGCCTCGTATTCTGCACGGGCAGGCGCTACGCGATCTGGCCAGTGCGGCTATCGATCTGTCTGACGGGCTGGTATCTGATTTGGGGCATATTCTCAAGGCCAGCGATTGCGGCGCACGTATCAATCTGGATGCGTTGCCGTACTCCAGCACGTTGCTGCGGCATGACGACCCGGAGCAGGCTGTGGGGTGGGCGCTGAGCGGCGGTGAAGATTATGAATTGTGCTTTACCGTACCGGAGCTGAACCGGGGGGCGCTGGAGGTGGCGATTGGTCATCTGGGCGCCCGCTATACCTGCATCGGCCAGATTGGACCGGCCTCTGAAGGACTGAGTTTTTTCCGTTCAGGGCAACCGGTGACGATCAATCTGAAAGGGTACGATCATTTTGGCGCATGA
- the pgpA gene encoding phosphatidylglycerophosphatase A, with amino-acid sequence MSNPWHLLATGFGSGLSPWMPGTAGSLAAIPVWYLLMLLPLQLYSLLVMLSICIGVYLCHRTAKDMGVHDHGSIVWDEFVGMWITLMAVPSTHWGWVAAGFVIFRILDIFKPWPIRWFDRNVHGGMGIMVDDIVAGVISAAVLYVAGHYVI; translated from the coding sequence ATGAGTAATCCGTGGCATTTGCTGGCGACCGGATTCGGCAGCGGCCTGTCGCCGTGGATGCCCGGCACCGCAGGCTCGCTGGCGGCTATCCCGGTATGGTATCTGTTGATGCTGTTGCCGTTGCAGCTTTATTCGCTGCTGGTGATGCTCAGTATCTGCATCGGCGTTTATCTGTGTCATCGCACCGCGAAAGACATGGGTGTGCATGACCACGGCAGCATCGTCTGGGACGAGTTTGTCGGGATGTGGATCACGCTGATGGCGGTGCCTTCGACCCACTGGGGATGGGTGGCCGCCGGGTTTGTGATTTTCCGGATTCTGGACATTTTCAAGCCCTGGCCGATTCGCTGGTTTGATCGCAATGTGCATGGCGGCATGGGCATCATGGTCGATGATATCGTCGCCGGGGTGATTTCCGCGGCGGTTTTGTATGTGGCCGGGCACTATGTGATATAG
- the dxs gene encoding 1-deoxy-D-xylulose-5-phosphate synthase — translation MTFDIAKYPTLALVENPEELRLLPRESLPKLCDELRQYLLDSVSRSSGHFASGLGTVELTVALHYVYNTPFDHLVWDVGHQAYPHKILTERRDRIATIRQKGGLHPFPWRGESEYDVLSVGHSSTSISAGIGMAVAAEREGQGRRTVCVIGDGAITAGMAFEAMNHAGDIKPDMLVVLNDNEMSISENVGALNNHLAQLLSGKLYSTLREGGKKVLSGLPPIKELVKRTEEHLKGMVVPGTLFEELGFNYIGPVDGHDVQSLVQTLKNMRSLKGPQLLHIMTKKGKGYGPAEQDPISWHAVPKFDPASGTLPKSKEALPTYSAIFGQWLKETAATDNRLMAITPAMREGSGMVAFSREYPQQYFDVAIAEQHAVTFAAGLAIGGYRPVVAIYSTFLQRAYDQVIHDVAIQNLPVLFAIDRGGIVGADGQTHQGAFDLSFLRCIPHMVIMTPSDENECRLMLHTGYHYQSGPCAVRYPRGSILGVELAPLEPLPIGKGVIKRQGEKIAILNFGTLLPEAQQAADALNATLVDMRFVKPLDEALIASLAASHDVLVTLEENAIMGGAGSGVNEYLMAKRLPVPVLNLGLPDYFIPQGTQTEIRADLALDAAGIERRIRDWLA, via the coding sequence ATGACCTTTGATATAGCGAAATACCCCACGCTGGCGCTGGTGGAAAACCCCGAGGAACTACGCCTGCTGCCAAGGGAAAGCCTGCCCAAATTGTGCGACGAGCTGCGACAGTATCTGCTGGACAGCGTCAGCCGCTCAAGCGGGCATTTTGCCTCGGGTCTGGGTACGGTCGAGCTGACCGTGGCATTGCATTACGTCTATAACACCCCGTTCGACCATCTGGTGTGGGATGTGGGCCACCAGGCTTACCCCCATAAAATCCTGACCGAGCGACGTGACCGCATCGCCACCATCCGTCAGAAAGGCGGCCTGCATCCGTTCCCCTGGCGCGGCGAGAGCGAGTACGACGTGCTGAGCGTCGGCCACTCCTCGACGTCCATCAGCGCCGGCATCGGTATGGCGGTGGCCGCCGAGCGTGAAGGGCAAGGCCGCCGAACCGTCTGCGTGATCGGCGACGGCGCCATCACCGCCGGCATGGCGTTTGAAGCCATGAACCACGCCGGTGATATCAAACCGGACATGCTGGTGGTGCTGAACGACAATGAAATGTCGATTTCCGAAAACGTCGGCGCGTTGAATAATCATCTGGCGCAATTGCTGTCCGGCAAGCTCTATTCCACCCTGCGCGAAGGCGGCAAAAAAGTGCTGTCCGGCCTGCCGCCCATCAAGGAACTGGTCAAACGCACCGAAGAGCACCTGAAAGGTATGGTGGTGCCCGGTACGCTATTTGAAGAGTTGGGGTTCAACTATATCGGCCCGGTGGATGGCCATGACGTGCAGTCACTGGTGCAAACGCTGAAAAATATGCGCAGCCTGAAAGGCCCGCAGCTGCTGCATATCATGACCAAGAAAGGCAAAGGTTATGGGCCGGCCGAACAAGACCCGATCAGCTGGCATGCGGTGCCGAAATTCGATCCGGCCAGCGGTACGCTGCCGAAAAGCAAAGAAGCGTTGCCTACCTACTCCGCGATTTTCGGCCAGTGGCTGAAGGAAACGGCGGCGACGGATAACCGCCTGATGGCGATCACCCCGGCCATGCGTGAAGGCTCCGGCATGGTGGCGTTTTCACGTGAATACCCACAACAGTACTTCGATGTCGCTATCGCCGAGCAACATGCGGTGACCTTTGCCGCCGGGCTGGCGATCGGCGGTTATCGCCCGGTAGTGGCGATTTATTCCACCTTCCTGCAACGCGCCTATGACCAGGTGATTCATGACGTCGCCATCCAGAACCTGCCGGTGCTGTTCGCCATCGATCGCGGCGGCATTGTCGGCGCCGATGGTCAGACCCATCAGGGCGCGTTTGATCTCTCGTTCCTGCGCTGTATCCCGCACATGGTGATCATGACGCCCAGCGACGAAAACGAGTGCCGGTTAATGCTGCATACCGGCTACCACTATCAGTCGGGGCCATGTGCGGTACGCTATCCGCGCGGCAGCATCCTGGGCGTAGAACTGGCGCCGCTGGAACCCCTGCCCATTGGCAAAGGGGTAATAAAACGTCAGGGCGAGAAGATCGCTATTCTGAATTTCGGCACCCTGTTGCCGGAAGCGCAGCAGGCAGCCGATGCGCTCAACGCGACACTGGTGGACATGCGGTTTGTCAAACCACTGGACGAAGCGCTGATCGCCTCGCTGGCCGCCAGCCATGACGTGCTGGTCACTCTGGAAGAGAATGCCATTATGGGCGGCGCCGGCAGCGGCGTGAACGAATACCTGATGGCGAAACGCCTGCCAGTGCCGGTGCTCAATCTTGGCCTGCCAGACTACTTTATTCCACAAGGAACCCAGACGGAAATCCGCGCCGACCTGGCACTGGACGCGGCAGGCATTGAGCGCCGCATCCGCGACTGGCTGGCCTGA
- the ispA gene encoding (2E,6E)-farnesyl diphosphate synthase, whose protein sequence is MTDFLKQLTAHHQRINATLNQFISTLPFQSSPLVEAMAHGALLGGKRLRPFLVYTTGQLFGISQDNLDAPAAAVECIHAYSLIHDDLPAMDNDDLRRGQPTCHVRFGEDKAILAGDALQTLAFSILADTPMPQVSDRDRLAMISELASASGVAGMCGGQALDLEAEGHQVDLLALEHIHRHKTGALIRASVRLGALAAGERGRLALPCLDRYANAVGLAFQVQDDILDVIGDSATTGKRQGADQQLGKSTYPALLGLEQAKIKARELCQESLSALNELEETLDNPTAIAPLRSLANYVVERDK, encoded by the coding sequence ATGACAGATTTTCTCAAGCAGCTTACTGCTCACCATCAACGCATCAACGCCACACTCAACCAGTTTATTTCCACCCTGCCTTTTCAGAGTAGTCCACTGGTGGAAGCGATGGCGCACGGCGCATTGTTGGGGGGCAAGCGTCTGCGTCCTTTTCTGGTTTATACCACTGGCCAGTTGTTCGGTATCTCGCAGGATAATCTCGACGCGCCGGCCGCCGCTGTCGAATGCATTCATGCCTACTCCCTGATTCACGATGATTTACCGGCCATGGATAATGACGATCTGCGGCGCGGCCAGCCTACCTGTCATGTCAGATTCGGCGAGGATAAGGCGATTCTGGCTGGCGATGCCTTACAGACACTGGCGTTCTCCATTCTGGCTGATACGCCGATGCCGCAGGTCAGCGACCGCGATCGGCTGGCGATGATCTCCGAACTGGCCAGTGCCAGCGGCGTGGCAGGCATGTGCGGCGGTCAGGCACTGGACCTGGAGGCGGAAGGCCATCAGGTTGATCTGCTGGCGCTGGAACACATCCACCGTCATAAGACCGGCGCGCTGATTCGGGCCTCGGTACGACTGGGTGCGCTGGCCGCCGGCGAGCGCGGACGTCTCGCCCTGCCTTGCCTCGACCGCTATGCCAACGCTGTCGGGCTGGCCTTTCAGGTACAGGACGATATTCTGGATGTGATTGGCGACAGCGCCACCACCGGCAAACGTCAGGGCGCCGACCAACAACTCGGTAAAAGCACCTACCCGGCCTTGCTGGGACTTGAGCAAGCCAAAATCAAAGCCCGGGAACTGTGTCAGGAATCCCTCTCGGCGCTGAATGAACTGGAAGAAACGCTGGACAACCCCACCGCCATTGCGCCATTACGGTCGCTGGCGAACTATGTCGTTGAACGCGATAAATAA
- the xseB gene encoding exodeoxyribonuclease VII small subunit, whose amino-acid sequence MPKKTEQPVSFESSLTELEQIVSRLESGELPLEEALNAFEQGVQLARQGQLKLQQAEQRVQILLNDDPDAALTPFTPDNESL is encoded by the coding sequence ATGCCGAAAAAAACTGAACAACCCGTCAGCTTTGAAAGCTCGCTCACCGAACTGGAACAGATCGTGTCGCGTCTGGAATCGGGCGAACTGCCGCTGGAAGAGGCGCTGAATGCCTTTGAGCAGGGTGTCCAGCTTGCCCGTCAGGGGCAATTGAAATTGCAGCAGGCCGAACAGCGCGTTCAGATTCTGCTGAATGACGATCCCGATGCTGCCCTGACACCTTTTACGCCGGATAATGAGTCGTTATGA
- the thiI gene encoding tRNA uracil 4-sulfurtransferase ThiI, translating to MKFIIKLFPEITIKSQSVRLRFIKILTGNIRNVLKQYDETLAVVRHWDHIDVRAKDESQRIAIQDALTRIPGIHHILEVEECDYTDVHHIFEQTLTTYREQLEGKTFCVRVKRRGKHDFSSQDVERYVGGGLNQHIESARVNLTAPQVTVHLEIEQDRLLLIKGRYEGIGGFPIGTQEDVLSLISGGFDSGVSSYMLMRRGCRVHYCFFNLGGAAHEIGVRQVAHYLWNRFGSSHRVRFVAVDFEPVVGEILEKVDDGQMGVVLKRMMVRAASRIAERYGVQALVTGEALGQVSSQTLTNLRLIDNASDTLILRPLISHDKEHIIRMARELGTEDFAKTMPEYCGVISKSPTVKAVKAKIEHEESLFDFSILERVVAEARNIDIREIAEQTQQDVAEVETVGAFAASDILLDIRSPDEQDERPLALEQVEIKSLPFYKLGTQFGDLDQSKTYLLYCERGVMSRLQALYLREQGFNNVKVYRP from the coding sequence ATGAAGTTTATCATTAAATTGTTCCCGGAAATCACCATCAAGAGCCAATCTGTGCGATTGCGCTTTATAAAAATTCTTACCGGTAACATCCGTAACGTTTTAAAACAGTATGATGAAACGCTGGCGGTTGTCCGTCACTGGGATCATATCGACGTTCGCGCCAAAGACGAAAGTCAACGTATCGCGATACAGGATGCGCTGACGCGCATCCCTGGCATTCACCACATTCTTGAAGTGGAAGAGTGCGACTACACCGATGTCCACCATATTTTTGAACAAACGCTGACCACCTACCGTGAGCAACTGGAGGGAAAAACCTTCTGTGTGCGGGTGAAGCGTCGCGGCAAGCACGATTTCAGTTCTCAGGATGTGGAACGCTACGTCGGCGGCGGACTGAATCAGCATATTGAGAGCGCGCGGGTTAATCTGACCGCTCCGCAAGTCACGGTGCATCTGGAAATCGAACAGGATCGCCTGCTGTTGATCAAGGGGCGCTATGAAGGCATCGGCGGTTTCCCGATCGGCACGCAGGAAGATGTGCTGTCGCTGATCTCCGGCGGATTTGATTCCGGTGTTTCCAGCTACATGCTGATGCGCCGCGGCTGCCGGGTGCACTACTGCTTCTTCAATCTTGGCGGCGCCGCGCACGAAATCGGCGTGCGTCAGGTGGCGCATTACCTGTGGAACCGTTTCGGCAGTTCACACCGGGTGCGTTTTGTCGCCGTTGATTTCGAACCGGTGGTCGGCGAAATCCTGGAGAAGGTGGACGACGGCCAGATGGGCGTAGTGCTCAAGCGCATGATGGTGCGAGCGGCGTCGCGCATTGCCGAACGCTATGGCGTGCAGGCGCTGGTGACCGGCGAAGCGTTGGGTCAGGTCTCCAGCCAGACGCTGACCAACCTGCGGCTGATCGATAACGCCTCGGATACGCTGATCCTGCGTCCGCTGATTTCGCACGATAAAGAGCACATCATCCGTATGGCGCGTGAGCTTGGCACCGAGGATTTCGCCAAAACCATGCCCGAATATTGCGGTGTGATCTCCAAAAGCCCGACGGTGAAGGCGGTGAAGGCCAAAATCGAGCATGAAGAAAGTCTGTTTGATTTCTCGATTCTTGAGCGGGTGGTGGCGGAAGCGCGCAACATCGACATCCGTGAGATTGCCGAGCAGACTCAGCAGGATGTGGCCGAAGTGGAAACGGTCGGTGCGTTTGCCGCGAGCGATATTCTGCTGGATATTCGTTCGCCGGACGAACAGGATGAGCGCCCGCTGGCGCTGGAACAGGTGGAAATCAAATCGCTGCCGTTCTACAAGCTGGGGACGCAGTTTGGCGATCTTGATCAGAGCAAAACCTACCTGCTGTATTGTGAGCGCGGGGTGATGAGTCGCTTGCAGGCGTTGTACCTGCGCGAGCAAGGGTTCAACAACGTCAAGGTGTATCGTCCCTGA
- the yajL gene encoding protein deglycase YajL has product MTASVLVCLAPGSEEIEAVTTIDLLVRAGIRVTTASVASDGSTEITCSRGVKLIADAPLVAVADHDFDAVVLPGGLQGAECFRDSPLLVERLRQTHQEGKIVAAICASPAVVLEHHQLFPLGNMTGYPTLKERISPEKWLEKRVVFDPRVNLLTSQGPGTSIDFALKLIDLLLGKDKAAEIAAQLVLPPGIYNYQDPA; this is encoded by the coding sequence ATGACCGCCTCGGTTCTGGTCTGTCTGGCACCTGGTAGCGAAGAAATCGAAGCCGTGACCACCATCGATCTGCTGGTCAGGGCAGGAATTCGCGTGACCACGGCCAGCGTGGCGAGCGATGGCAGCACGGAAATCACCTGCTCCCGCGGGGTAAAGCTGATTGCCGACGCGCCGCTGGTGGCCGTTGCCGATCATGACTTTGACGCGGTAGTGCTGCCCGGCGGCCTGCAAGGTGCAGAATGTTTCCGCGACAGCCCACTGTTGGTTGAACGCCTGCGGCAAACCCATCAGGAAGGCAAAATCGTGGCGGCGATCTGCGCGTCGCCAGCGGTGGTGCTGGAGCATCATCAGTTGTTTCCACTCGGCAATATGACCGGCTACCCAACGCTAAAAGAGCGGATTTCGCCGGAGAAATGGCTGGAAAAGCGCGTCGTATTCGACCCACGCGTCAATCTGCTGACCAGCCAGGGCCCCGGCACCAGTATCGACTTCGCTCTGAAGCTGATCGATCTGTTGCTGGGTAAAGATAAAGCGGCGGAAATCGCGGCGCAGTTGGTGCTGCCGCCGGGAATCTACAACTATCAGGATCCGGCCTGA
- the panE gene encoding 2-dehydropantoate 2-reductase, which produces MKITVLGCGAIGQLWLNALHRQGHDVQGWLRIPQASCQINVTMLSGERCNLNLTANNTEHLAQSELLLVTLKAWQVSDAVSALLPRLRPDCTILLLHNGMGTWEELPAISQPLLLGVTTHAARRDPATVVHVAAGITHIGTLDRSTHREEEQSQLAETLHQALPDVAWHNHITATCWLKLSANCVINPLTVLHQCTNGELQAYPEQVEALCQEVAQVMDREGFHTSLESLQLYVNQIIQNTAANTSSMRQDVLAQRHTEIDYITGYLLRRARAHGLSLPENSRLFDYIKRKENEYDRLGSGLSGTW; this is translated from the coding sequence ATGAAAATTACTGTTCTTGGCTGTGGCGCCATCGGTCAACTCTGGCTCAACGCGTTACACCGGCAAGGGCATGATGTACAAGGTTGGCTACGTATCCCGCAAGCGTCCTGCCAGATTAACGTTACGATGCTCTCTGGCGAGCGTTGTAACCTTAATCTGACAGCCAACAACACCGAACATCTGGCGCAAAGCGAACTGTTGCTGGTCACGTTGAAGGCCTGGCAGGTATCCGATGCGGTTTCCGCTCTACTGCCCCGGTTACGTCCCGACTGCACCATTTTGCTGCTGCACAACGGAATGGGAACCTGGGAGGAACTACCGGCAATCAGCCAGCCACTGCTACTGGGGGTGACCACGCATGCCGCACGGCGAGATCCGGCAACGGTGGTGCACGTTGCGGCAGGCATCACCCATATCGGTACGCTTGACCGCTCGACACACCGGGAAGAAGAACAAAGCCAACTGGCGGAAACCCTGCATCAGGCCCTGCCTGACGTCGCCTGGCATAACCACATTACCGCAACCTGCTGGCTGAAGCTGTCTGCCAATTGCGTCATCAATCCGCTAACGGTGCTGCACCAATGCACCAACGGCGAATTGCAGGCTTACCCGGAGCAAGTTGAGGCACTCTGTCAGGAAGTGGCGCAGGTCATGGACCGCGAAGGCTTCCATACCTCGTTGGAAAGCCTGCAGCTCTACGTGAACCAAATCATCCAGAACACGGCGGCCAATACCTCCTCAATGCGTCAGGACGTGCTGGCGCAGCGCCATACGGAAATCGACTACATCACCGGTTACCTGCTGCGACGCGCCCGCGCCCATGGATTATCCCTGCCGGAAAACAGCCGCCTGTTCGACTATATCAAACGAAAGGAGAATGAATATGACCGCCTCGGTTCTGGTCTGTCTGGCACCTGGTAG
- a CDS encoding YajQ family cyclic di-GMP-binding protein, translating to MPSFDIVSEIDMQEVRNAVENATRELGTRWDFRNVPASFDLNEKAQTIKATSESDFQVKQLIEIIREKLAKRGIEGGSLEIPEEMEHSGKTYSVEAKLKQGIEATLAKKIVKLIKDSKLKVQAQVQGEQVRVIGKSRDDLQGVIALVRGADLGQPFQFNNFRD from the coding sequence ATGCCATCTTTCGATATTGTTTCGGAAATCGATATGCAGGAAGTCCGCAATGCGGTGGAAAACGCCACCCGCGAGTTGGGCACCCGCTGGGACTTTCGTAATGTGCCAGCCAGCTTTGATCTGAATGAAAAAGCACAAACTATCAAAGCGACGAGTGAATCAGATTTTCAGGTTAAGCAATTGATTGAAATTATAAGGGAAAAACTGGCAAAACGCGGAATTGAGGGCGGTTCGCTGGAAATCCCTGAAGAAATGGAGCACAGCGGCAAAACGTACAGCGTGGAAGCCAAGCTGAAACAGGGCATTGAAGCCACGCTGGCGAAGAAAATCGTCAAACTGATCAAAGACAGCAAGCTCAAGGTTCAGGCGCAGGTTCAGGGCGAACAAGTGCGCGTTATCGGAAAATCCCGCGACGACCTGCAAGGCGTGATCGCGCTGGTGCGTGGCGCCGATCTGGGGCAACCTTTTCAGTTCAATAACTTCCGCGATTGA